The Pseudomonas extremaustralis genome contains a region encoding:
- the purL gene encoding phosphoribosylformylglycinamidine synthase, with translation MLILRGAPALSAFRHSKLLEQLSQKVPAVTGLYAEFAHFADVTGVLTADEQQVLARLLKYGPSVPVQEPTGRLFLVLPRFGTISPWSSKASDIARNCGLEKIQRLERGIAFYVAGQFSEAEAELIASSLHDRMTQIIVGQLEQAAGLFSHAAPKPLTAIDVLGGGRAALEKANTELGLALAEDEIDYLVNAFIGLKRNPHDIELMMFAQANSEHCRHKIFNASWDIDGESQEKSLFGMIKNTYVMHSEGVLSAYKDNASVIVGSVAGRFFPDPETRQYGAVQEPVHILMKVETHNHPTAIAPFPGAATGSGGEIRDEGATGRGAKPKAGLTGFTVSNLQIPGFEQPWEVPYGKPERIVTALDIMIEGPLGGAAFNNEFGRPALTGYFRTFEQSITTPRGDEVRGYHKPIMLAGGMGNIREEHVKKGEILVGSKLIVLGGPAMLIGLGGGAASSMATGTSSADLDFASVQRENPEMERRCQEVIDRCWQLGDKNPISFIHDVGAGGLSNAFPELVNDGDRGGRFELRNIPNDEPGMAPHEIWSNESQERYVLAVGADDFARFQAICERERCPFAVVGEATAEPQLTVTDSHFGNSPVDMPLEVLLGKAPRMHRSAVREAELGDDFDPSALDLADSIERVLHHPAVASKSFLITIGDRTITGLVARDQMVGPWQVPVADVAVTATSFDVYTGEAMAMGERTPLALLDAPASGRMAIGETLTNIAASRIAKLSDIKLSANWMSAAGHPGEDARLYDTVKAVGMELCPELGITIPVGKDSMSMATRWNDEGTDKSVTSPLSLIVTGFAPVTDIRQTLTPQLRMDKGTTDLILIDLGRGQNRMGASILAQTHGKLGKHAPDVDDAEDLKAFFAVIQGLNADGHLLAYHDRSDGGLLTSVVEMAFAGHCGLNLVLDSVAEDASEINGILFNEELGAVIQVRQDATPNVLAQFSAAGLGDCVAVIGQPINNGQIDIVFNGDTVFEGQRRLLQRQWAETSYQIQRLRDNADCAEQEFDAILEEDNPGLSIKLSFDVNQDIAAPYIKKGIRPQVAVLREQGVNGQVEMAAAFDRAGFNAIDVHMSDILAGRVDLNEFKGLVACGGFSYGDVLGAGEGWAKSALFNSRARDAFQGFFERNDSFTLGVCNGCQMMSNLHELIPGSEFWPHFVRNRSEQFEARVAMVQVQESNSIFLQGMAGSRMPIAIAHGEGHAEFASEEALLEADLSGCVAMRFVDNHGKVTESYPANPNGSPRGITGLTSRDGRVTIMMPHPERVFRGVQNSWRPEEWSEDGAWMRMFRNARVWVN, from the coding sequence ATGTTGATCCTGCGCGGCGCTCCTGCCCTTTCTGCCTTTCGCCACAGCAAACTCCTTGAGCAACTGAGCCAGAAGGTTCCAGCTGTTACAGGCTTGTATGCTGAATTTGCTCATTTCGCCGACGTGACCGGCGTCTTGACCGCCGACGAACAGCAAGTGCTGGCACGCCTTCTGAAGTACGGCCCAAGCGTTCCCGTTCAAGAGCCGACCGGCCGCTTGTTCCTGGTTCTGCCACGGTTCGGCACCATTTCGCCCTGGTCGAGCAAGGCCAGCGATATCGCCCGTAACTGCGGCCTGGAAAAAATCCAGCGCCTGGAACGCGGCATCGCCTTCTATGTCGCCGGGCAGTTCAGCGAGGCTGAGGCCGAGCTGATCGCCAGCAGCCTGCACGACCGCATGACCCAGATCATCGTCGGCCAGCTGGAACAGGCCGCCGGCCTGTTCAGCCACGCCGCGCCCAAGCCGCTCACCGCGATCGATGTGCTCGGCGGTGGCCGTGCCGCCCTCGAGAAGGCCAACACCGAACTGGGCCTGGCCCTGGCCGAAGACGAGATCGACTACCTGGTCAACGCCTTCATCGGCTTGAAGCGCAACCCCCACGACATCGAACTGATGATGTTCGCCCAGGCCAACTCCGAGCACTGCCGTCACAAGATCTTCAACGCCAGTTGGGATATCGACGGCGAAAGCCAGGAAAAAAGCCTGTTCGGCATGATCAAGAACACCTACGTGATGCACAGCGAAGGCGTTCTGTCGGCTTATAAGGACAACGCCTCGGTGATCGTCGGCAGCGTCGCCGGCCGTTTCTTCCCGGACCCCGAGACCCGCCAGTACGGCGCGGTGCAGGAGCCGGTGCACATCCTGATGAAAGTCGAGACCCACAACCACCCGACCGCGATTGCCCCGTTCCCGGGCGCAGCCACCGGTTCGGGCGGCGAGATCCGCGACGAAGGTGCCACCGGCCGTGGCGCCAAGCCCAAGGCGGGCCTGACCGGTTTCACCGTGTCCAACTTGCAGATCCCCGGCTTCGAACAGCCGTGGGAAGTGCCGTATGGCAAGCCTGAGCGCATCGTCACCGCGCTGGACATCATGATCGAAGGCCCCCTGGGCGGCGCCGCGTTCAACAACGAATTCGGCCGTCCGGCACTGACCGGTTACTTCCGTACGTTCGAGCAATCCATCACCACCCCACGCGGCGACGAAGTGCGCGGCTACCACAAGCCGATCATGTTGGCCGGCGGCATGGGCAACATCCGTGAAGAACACGTCAAGAAAGGCGAGATCCTGGTCGGCTCCAAGCTGATCGTGCTCGGCGGCCCGGCGATGCTGATCGGCCTCGGCGGCGGCGCGGCCTCGTCCATGGCCACCGGCACCAGCTCGGCCGACCTCGACTTCGCTTCCGTACAGCGCGAAAACCCAGAGATGGAGCGTCGCTGCCAGGAAGTCATCGACCGTTGCTGGCAGTTGGGTGACAAGAACCCCATCAGCTTCATCCATGACGTCGGCGCCGGCGGTCTGTCCAACGCCTTCCCGGAACTGGTCAACGACGGTGACCGTGGTGGCCGTTTCGAACTGCGCAACATTCCAAACGACGAGCCGGGCATGGCCCCGCACGAAATCTGGAGCAACGAATCCCAGGAACGTTACGTGCTGGCCGTCGGCGCCGACGACTTCGCGCGCTTCCAGGCCATCTGCGAACGCGAGCGTTGCCCGTTTGCCGTGGTCGGCGAAGCCACTGCCGAACCGCAACTGACCGTTACCGACAGCCACTTCGGCAACAGCCCGGTGGACATGCCCCTCGAAGTGCTGCTGGGCAAAGCCCCGCGCATGCACCGCTCGGCGGTACGCGAAGCCGAACTGGGCGATGATTTTGACCCAAGCGCGCTGGACCTGGCCGACAGCATCGAACGCGTGCTGCACCACCCGGCCGTGGCGAGCAAAAGCTTCCTGATCACCATCGGCGACCGCACCATCACCGGCCTGGTGGCCCGTGACCAAATGGTCGGTCCATGGCAGGTGCCGGTAGCCGACGTGGCCGTCACCGCCACCAGCTTCGACGTCTACACCGGCGAAGCCATGGCCATGGGCGAGCGCACGCCGCTGGCCCTGCTGGACGCCCCGGCGTCGGGCCGCATGGCCATCGGTGAAACCCTGACCAACATCGCTGCGTCGCGAATCGCCAAGCTGTCCGACATCAAACTGTCGGCCAACTGGATGTCCGCCGCCGGTCACCCCGGCGAAGACGCGCGCTTGTACGACACCGTCAAGGCTGTCGGCATGGAGCTGTGCCCGGAGCTGGGCATCACCATTCCGGTGGGCAAGGACTCGATGTCCATGGCCACCCGTTGGAACGATGAAGGCACCGACAAGAGCGTCACCTCGCCGCTGTCGCTGATCGTCACCGGTTTCGCGCCGGTCACCGACATCCGCCAGACCCTGACCCCGCAGCTGCGCATGGACAAGGGCACCACCGATCTGATCCTGATCGACCTGGGCCGTGGCCAGAACCGCATGGGCGCGTCGATCCTTGCGCAAACCCATGGCAAGCTCGGCAAACACGCGCCGGACGTCGATGACGCCGAAGACCTCAAAGCTTTCTTCGCGGTGATCCAGGGCCTCAACGCCGACGGTCACCTGCTGGCCTATCACGACCGTTCCGACGGCGGCCTGCTGACCAGCGTGGTCGAAATGGCCTTCGCCGGTCACTGCGGCCTGAACCTGGTGCTCGACAGCGTTGCCGAGGATGCGTCCGAGATCAACGGCATCCTGTTCAATGAAGAACTGGGCGCGGTGATCCAGGTGCGCCAGGACGCGACGCCTAACGTCCTCGCACAATTCAGCGCCGCTGGCCTGGGTGACTGCGTGGCGGTGATCGGCCAGCCGATCAACAACGGCCAGATCGACATCGTCTTCAACGGCGACACCGTGTTCGAAGGCCAGCGCCGCCTGCTGCAACGCCAGTGGGCCGAGACCAGCTACCAGATCCAGCGCCTGCGCGACAACGCCGACTGCGCGGAGCAGGAATTCGACGCGATCCTGGAAGAAGACAACCCGGGCCTGAGCATCAAGCTCAGCTTCGACGTCAACCAGGACATCGCCGCGCCGTACATCAAGAAAGGCATCCGCCCACAGGTTGCCGTACTGCGTGAGCAGGGCGTCAATGGCCAGGTGGAAATGGCGGCAGCGTTCGACCGCGCCGGCTTCAATGCGATCGACGTGCACATGAGCGACATCCTCGCCGGTCGCGTCGACCTCAACGAGTTCAAAGGCCTGGTGGCCTGCGGCGGTTTCTCCTACGGCGACGTGCTGGGTGCCGGTGAAGGCTGGGCCAAGTCGGCCCTGTTCAACAGCCGTGCCCGCGATGCGTTCCAAGGGTTCTTCGAGCGCAACGACAGCTTCACCCTGGGTGTGTGCAACGGTTGCCAGATGATGTCCAACCTCCACGAGCTGATCCCTGGCAGCGAATTCTGGCCGCACTTCGTGCGTAACCGTTCCGAGCAGTTCGAAGCCCGTGTGGCCATGGTGCAGGTGCAGGAATCCAACTCGATCTTCCTGCAAGGCATGGCCGGTTCGCGCATGCCGATCGCCATCGCTCACGGTGAAGGCCATGCCGAGTTCGCCAGCGAAGAAGCCCTGCTCGAAGCCGACCTGTCCGGCTGCGTGGCCATGCGTTTCGTCGACAACCACGGCAAGGTCACCGAGAGCTACCCGGCCAACCCGAACGGCTCGCCGCGCGGGATCACCGGCCTCACCAGCCGCGACGGTCGCGTCACCATCATGATGCCGCACCCGGAGCGTGTATTCCGTGGCGTGCAGAACTCGTGGCGCCCGGAAGAGTGGAGCGAAGACGGCGCCTGGATGCGCATGTTCCGCAACGCCCGCGTGTGGGTGAACTAA
- a CDS encoding NIF3 1, which produces MYKLAFFVPGSHVEAVKTAVFAAGGGRIGDYDSCAWQVLGQGQFRALDGSQPFIGQVGQVEVVEEWKVELVVADELIVAVVAALKLSHPYETPAYEVWQLANF; this is translated from the coding sequence GTGTACAAGCTCGCCTTCTTTGTGCCCGGCAGCCATGTGGAGGCGGTGAAAACCGCCGTCTTCGCAGCCGGCGGCGGGCGCATCGGCGACTACGACAGCTGCGCCTGGCAAGTGCTGGGCCAGGGCCAATTCCGCGCATTGGACGGCAGCCAGCCGTTTATCGGGCAAGTGGGCCAGGTTGAAGTGGTTGAAGAATGGAAGGTTGAGCTGGTGGTGGCCGATGAGCTGATCGTGGCCGTCGTGGCGGCGTTGAAGCTGAGCCATCCCTATGAGACGCCGGCGTATGAAGTGTGGCAGTTGGCGAATTTCTGA
- a CDS encoding membrane-targeted effector domain-containing toxin, producing the protein MSTSPPALAFDEIKGSLNLIGQHLLNVETPLLPSHTASAELAYLERLDTHLRQYRQHFLAKSRALYQDLAQNDLHSAEGQTLLTALRSSLNNQLLEMDRREQIDGKARASFMTFEAGYTALANEAALGAADRLLHPEERAILERVPLGLTQRPGLYALTFQYQGQTVELAGAFVLTQHASPVVTDLRSTPAVGRVALFTPSRGIEFFDALADLDTQLFQRLSAPSERQHFMNLLASAYHALTPHAIWPLALAPISDHPLFKHLDNALIAKRSEDIARALSLVDNPGHDPQPLIGALDQAIASAVPDLGPRLQWRAQALLDRWLRHSAPDWYRSANATRRARLAEYLHHYNQARHNLEQVFVPLTTPHALARHQWLERLSDELDIHDLDPDRLQVTTRRFVSPIGDYAHQRSLVELALRGLHPDDERADSDFLKKTTLTYDDAPLPDVYQALTPAWLVQQLATLQPRLDFNALQKQLQAKPEACQAIEAMLDHRINALAYAAMLQGHLSEQDLELIQRLRQGSDTRLSASTLALHEAQLQDLWVLRQRDANGVVKRVLLCTPEAPRAQQFQAFDSEIACQNHILGWTLDDGRTSPPGTLTDYLITRVALRFRDKMKQVLSGLSYRFHALEHREISFGQAVSHAECLKAMATHVLATRLDDDEFSTPGWYRSAPLATRRTLMKLADDTEGGLRAYTEYPLSEARVPSFTTYLHEQARKRLNGLLGRPHNDVDPDTVWAYSPPALIGSSTPAPISYTQLYRDGYADGIGFLDEKFSRSARFKGPDGVDLSALTAEKVARSVTGVWIGQRYINEVKSRLLNVGSPDYDLRRDTTLALTQGQLRSAALECQLQGHIASVDRQWLERSISRMGETSPVIRRDHAIHRLSLDGEWVIGCYLFTHDDHPTLLYTPNAPDGISLREARQFNYLLKKLPGMLGYLVQRVAVQSQARVRAYLEDARRQLPEDLNKTSASPPRHDPIRPQTQIQDLRREVYDLKLQRRLDDVHATTVNRTTMISGIFWTCVEWVAAVATAPFPLLSLSVGLALAFKDAMLALHAYHQGDNAQALEHFIGYLLNSAGGLFTDLRPALGALHHLVRPAARQAPRRLVQSPALKLISPLEPTSPAPLDMQSVLFNGEFLWAHHTPDPIGRYLLYRLDPATGRLVSTTRLAAPDAQGIWRRTGVSGGAPKYEKVPDSPDALKNYEMPAKYAEKLEHVLNPELKALLSRQGEGLYDNPHLSLAVAARDLQPLREVYQQQVDQLSKDARDFFSQQAARPRAEVPAVAADTSLAALMDNPAFTQAPNLIVGAAPGAVAGLQAVIEHLDGLIAKGFKRLYVEYLPGDVFRAKLEKLNSGKSWKHIERHLKIVDKALGIAENADASYLALVRKASAKGLKIKALDASTSYHLDDALNLGDTPPTTARDAGLRNFYSHKVLEADSEAVPDERWIALVDPARMTSVDQTPGLADLHPAIAVRVEGLGAGQTVGVRIDNTTTADYVLAVQTSYKPADLPGSSTAAPTPTVSHYSDYDIAPELRESIFIQSNQYRGLDTRYLPSAAHRKAFYAFKSTRDRLTLDAQQHLSAQTLPARPELARLNGQTLPEPFMQTVSDSQLAGLVIGEAHSAQSSKAFLINHMKTLKALKFETLYVEHVLTDMHQADLDLFRQSKRLSPTLKDYLKRQDAGHMPLYSGANSYFEVIQQANKHGLRIRALDCTASYYVKGANPEARHQMFSYFASQVINADQAAHGPHKWVAFIGSAHTNTHLQVPGLAELQGAVSLHIRDTAPSLSSNIRPGRWETNLETRWAALRSDFTLELGVPGRREPTAFVPLDRTRLKEPGHFLIERPSMAQTHLLHKSRTGEIVSTPIQVDDQGLFFIDRWGMAPQRFVYQNTLIDAIRAQVQLTPAP; encoded by the coding sequence GTGAGCACTTCCCCCCCAGCCCTGGCCTTTGACGAGATCAAAGGCTCACTCAACCTGATCGGCCAGCACCTGCTCAACGTCGAGACGCCGCTGCTGCCCAGCCACACAGCGTCCGCCGAACTGGCCTACCTGGAACGCCTGGACACCCATCTGCGCCAGTACCGCCAACACTTCCTGGCCAAGAGCCGTGCGCTCTACCAGGACCTGGCCCAAAACGATCTGCATAGCGCCGAAGGCCAGACCTTGCTGACCGCGCTCAGGAGCAGCCTGAACAACCAATTGCTGGAAATGGATCGACGCGAGCAGATCGACGGCAAAGCGCGCGCCTCCTTCATGACCTTTGAAGCCGGCTACACCGCCCTGGCCAACGAGGCCGCACTTGGCGCGGCGGATCGCCTGTTGCATCCCGAGGAGCGGGCGATCCTCGAGCGCGTCCCACTGGGGCTCACCCAACGCCCCGGGTTGTATGCACTGACTTTCCAGTACCAGGGGCAAACCGTCGAACTGGCCGGGGCGTTTGTGCTCACCCAACATGCCAGCCCGGTGGTGACCGACCTTCGATCGACCCCGGCGGTGGGCCGTGTGGCGCTGTTCACCCCGTCACGCGGGATCGAGTTTTTCGACGCACTGGCCGACCTCGACACCCAGTTGTTCCAGCGCCTCAGCGCGCCGAGCGAACGCCAGCACTTCATGAACCTGCTCGCCAGCGCTTATCACGCACTGACGCCGCACGCGATCTGGCCGCTGGCGTTGGCCCCGATCAGCGACCACCCGCTGTTCAAACACCTCGACAATGCGCTGATCGCCAAACGCAGCGAAGACATCGCCCGCGCCCTGAGCCTGGTGGACAATCCCGGCCACGACCCGCAACCACTGATCGGCGCACTGGACCAGGCCATCGCCAGCGCCGTGCCCGACCTCGGCCCACGCCTGCAATGGCGCGCCCAGGCCCTGCTGGACCGCTGGCTGCGACACAGCGCGCCCGACTGGTACCGCAGCGCCAACGCCACTCGGCGCGCCCGGCTGGCCGAGTACCTGCATCACTACAACCAGGCCCGGCACAACCTGGAGCAAGTGTTCGTGCCCCTGACCACGCCGCACGCCCTGGCCCGGCACCAATGGCTGGAACGCCTGAGCGATGAGCTGGACATTCACGACCTGGACCCGGACCGACTGCAGGTCACCACCCGCCGCTTCGTCAGCCCCATCGGTGACTATGCCCACCAGCGCAGCCTGGTCGAACTGGCCCTGCGCGGCCTGCACCCGGACGATGAACGCGCCGACTCGGACTTCCTGAAAAAGACCACCCTCACCTACGATGACGCGCCCCTGCCCGACGTCTATCAAGCCCTGACGCCCGCCTGGCTCGTCCAGCAATTGGCGACCTTGCAGCCGCGCCTGGACTTCAACGCTCTGCAAAAACAACTGCAAGCCAAACCCGAGGCCTGCCAGGCGATTGAAGCGATGCTCGATCACAGGATCAACGCCCTGGCCTATGCCGCCATGCTGCAAGGGCATCTCAGCGAACAGGATCTCGAGCTGATCCAGCGCCTGCGCCAAGGCAGCGATACACGCCTGAGCGCCTCGACCCTGGCGCTGCACGAAGCCCAGTTGCAAGACCTCTGGGTGCTGCGCCAGCGCGACGCCAACGGAGTGGTCAAGCGCGTGTTGCTGTGCACGCCCGAGGCGCCACGCGCGCAGCAGTTCCAGGCGTTCGACAGTGAAATCGCCTGCCAGAACCACATCCTCGGCTGGACGCTGGACGACGGCCGCACCTCGCCACCCGGTACCCTGACCGATTACCTGATCACCCGCGTGGCCCTGCGCTTTCGCGACAAGATGAAACAAGTGCTCAGCGGCCTGAGCTATAGGTTTCACGCCCTGGAACATCGGGAAATCAGCTTCGGCCAGGCCGTCAGCCACGCCGAATGCCTCAAGGCCATGGCCACCCATGTGCTGGCCACGCGCCTGGATGACGATGAGTTCAGCACGCCCGGCTGGTACCGCTCGGCCCCGCTGGCCACGCGACGCACCCTGATGAAGCTGGCCGACGACACCGAGGGCGGTTTGCGCGCCTACACTGAATACCCCTTGTCCGAAGCCCGCGTACCGAGCTTCACCACCTACCTGCACGAGCAGGCGCGCAAACGCCTGAACGGCTTGTTGGGGCGACCGCACAACGATGTCGACCCCGACACGGTATGGGCCTATTCGCCCCCCGCGCTGATCGGTTCCTCGACGCCCGCGCCCATCAGCTACACCCAGCTGTACCGCGACGGATATGCCGACGGCATCGGCTTTCTCGACGAGAAATTCTCACGCTCGGCACGCTTCAAAGGCCCCGACGGCGTGGACCTGAGCGCACTCACGGCGGAAAAAGTAGCGCGCTCGGTCACTGGGGTCTGGATCGGCCAACGCTACATCAATGAGGTCAAAAGCCGGCTGCTCAACGTCGGCAGCCCGGACTACGACCTGCGGCGCGACACCACCCTGGCCCTGACCCAAGGGCAACTGCGCAGCGCCGCCCTTGAGTGCCAACTGCAGGGGCATATCGCCTCGGTCGACCGGCAGTGGCTGGAGCGCAGCATTTCGCGCATGGGCGAGACCTCGCCGGTGATCCGGCGCGACCATGCGATCCATCGCTTGAGCCTCGACGGCGAATGGGTGATCGGCTGCTACCTCTTCACCCACGACGATCACCCGACCCTGCTCTACACCCCCAACGCCCCGGACGGCATCAGCCTGCGCGAAGCCCGGCAGTTCAACTACCTGCTGAAAAAACTCCCCGGCATGCTCGGGTACCTGGTGCAGCGCGTCGCGGTGCAATCCCAGGCGCGGGTGCGCGCGTATCTGGAAGACGCCCGGCGCCAACTGCCCGAAGACCTGAACAAAACCAGCGCCAGCCCGCCACGCCATGACCCTATCCGCCCGCAAACCCAGATACAGGACCTGCGGCGCGAGGTCTACGACCTGAAGCTGCAACGCCGCCTGGATGACGTGCACGCCACCACCGTCAACCGCACCACGATGATCAGCGGCATCTTCTGGACCTGCGTGGAGTGGGTTGCCGCCGTCGCCACCGCGCCCTTCCCGTTGCTGAGCCTGAGCGTTGGCCTGGCGCTGGCGTTCAAGGACGCCATGCTCGCCCTGCACGCCTACCACCAAGGCGACAATGCCCAGGCCCTGGAGCATTTCATCGGTTACCTGCTCAACAGTGCCGGCGGGCTGTTCACCGATCTGCGGCCGGCCCTCGGCGCCTTGCACCACCTGGTACGGCCCGCCGCGCGCCAGGCCCCGCGACGCCTCGTGCAGAGCCCGGCGCTGAAGCTGATCAGCCCCCTCGAACCGACGTCGCCCGCGCCTCTGGACATGCAGTCGGTACTGTTCAACGGCGAATTCCTCTGGGCCCATCACACCCCGGACCCGATCGGTCGCTATTTGCTCTATCGCCTCGACCCGGCCACCGGCAGGCTGGTCTCGACCACCCGCCTGGCCGCGCCGGATGCCCAGGGCATCTGGAGACGCACCGGCGTGAGCGGCGGCGCGCCGAAGTACGAAAAAGTCCCGGACTCGCCCGACGCCCTGAAAAACTACGAGATGCCGGCCAAATACGCCGAGAAGTTGGAACACGTGCTCAACCCCGAACTCAAGGCGCTGCTGAGCAGACAAGGGGAAGGGCTCTACGACAATCCGCACCTCAGCCTTGCAGTCGCCGCCAGGGATCTGCAACCGCTGCGCGAGGTGTACCAACAGCAGGTCGATCAACTGAGCAAGGATGCCCGGGACTTTTTCAGCCAACAGGCTGCGCGTCCCCGCGCCGAAGTACCGGCGGTCGCGGCGGATACATCCCTCGCCGCGCTCATGGACAACCCGGCCTTCACCCAAGCGCCGAACCTGATCGTCGGTGCCGCCCCCGGCGCGGTCGCCGGTCTGCAGGCTGTGATCGAACACCTCGATGGGTTGATCGCAAAAGGCTTCAAGCGCCTGTACGTGGAGTACCTGCCCGGCGATGTCTTCCGCGCGAAACTGGAGAAGCTCAACAGCGGCAAATCCTGGAAGCATATCGAGCGCCATCTGAAGATCGTCGACAAAGCCCTGGGCATCGCCGAAAACGCCGACGCTTCCTACCTGGCCCTGGTGCGTAAAGCCTCGGCCAAAGGCCTCAAGATCAAAGCGCTGGACGCCTCGACCTCCTACCACCTGGACGACGCCCTGAACCTGGGCGATACCCCGCCGACCACAGCACGCGACGCCGGGCTGCGCAACTTCTATTCCCACAAGGTGCTGGAAGCCGACAGCGAAGCCGTGCCCGACGAACGCTGGATCGCCCTGGTCGACCCGGCGCGCATGACCAGCGTCGATCAAACACCGGGGCTGGCCGATCTACACCCGGCCATCGCGGTGCGCGTAGAGGGTCTCGGCGCCGGCCAGACCGTGGGGGTGCGTATCGACAACACCACGACCGCCGATTACGTGCTGGCAGTGCAAACATCCTACAAACCCGCCGACCTGCCAGGTTCGTCCACGGCGGCGCCCACCCCGACGGTTTCCCATTACAGCGACTACGACATCGCCCCGGAGCTGCGCGAGAGCATCTTCATCCAATCAAACCAGTACCGTGGCCTGGATACCCGCTATTTGCCCTCAGCCGCGCACCGCAAAGCGTTTTATGCCTTCAAAAGCACGCGGGACCGCCTCACTCTGGACGCCCAGCAGCATTTGAGCGCGCAGACACTGCCGGCCCGGCCCGAACTGGCGCGGCTCAACGGGCAAACCCTGCCGGAGCCGTTCATGCAAACCGTCAGCGACAGCCAACTGGCGGGGCTGGTCATCGGCGAAGCCCACAGCGCGCAATCGAGCAAAGCGTTTCTCATCAACCACATGAAAACCCTCAAGGCGCTGAAGTTTGAAACGCTGTACGTCGAACATGTGCTCACGGACATGCACCAGGCAGACTTGGATCTATTCCGACAGTCAAAACGCCTTTCGCCCACTCTCAAGGACTACCTCAAACGCCAGGACGCCGGGCACATGCCGCTCTACAGCGGTGCCAACAGTTATTTTGAAGTGATCCAGCAAGCCAACAAACACGGCCTGCGGATTCGCGCACTCGACTGCACCGCCAGCTACTACGTCAAAGGCGCCAACCCCGAGGCCCGTCACCAGATGTTCAGCTACTTTGCCTCCCAGGTGATCAACGCCGACCAGGCGGCACATGGCCCGCACAAATGGGTGGCGTTCATCGGCAGCGCTCACACCAACACCCACCTGCAAGTGCCCGGCCTGGCCGAACTGCAAGGCGCGGTCAGCCTGCACATCCGCGATACCGCCCCCTCGCTGTCGAGCAACATCCGTCCCGGCCGCTGGGAGACGAACCTGGAAACCCGCTGGGCAGCGCTGCGCAGTGACTTCACCCTGGAACTCGGCGTACCCGGCAGGCGCGAACCCACCGCGTTCGTCCCCCTGGACCGGACCCGACTGAAGGAACCCGGACACTTTCTGATCGAGCGCCCGTCGATGGCACAGACTCATCTGCTGCACAAATCCCGCACTGGCGAAATCGTCTCGACCCCGATCCAAGTGGACGATCAGGGCCTGTTTTTCATTGATCGCTGGGGCATGGCGCCGCAGCGCTTTGTCTACCAGAACACCTTGATCGATGCCATTCGCGCCCAAGTGCAACTGACCCCTGCGCCGTAA